The following coding sequences are from one Neovison vison isolate M4711 chromosome X, ASM_NN_V1, whole genome shotgun sequence window:
- the ZBED1 gene encoding E3 SUMO-protein ligase ZBED1, with translation MEAKGLDPSQTDLKLVAHPRAKSKVWKYFGFDTNAEGCILQWKKIYCRICMAQIAYSGNTSNLSYHLEKNHPDEFCEFVKSNTEQMREAFATAFSKLKPEASQLTPPDTLATKAGHGHESKRQQELTAAVIGLICEGLYPASIVDEPTFKVLLKTADPRYELPSRKFLCSKAIPEKYGAVREAVLKELSDASWCGISTDMWRSENQNRAYVTLAAHFLGGGAPGCLSMGSRCLKTFEVPEDNTAESITRVLYEAFIEWGISAKVFGATTDCSKDIVKACSLLDISVQMPCLGHTFNAGIQQALQLPKLAGLLARCRKLVEYFQQSTVAMYMLYEKQKQQNMAHCMLVSNRVAWWGSTLAMLQRLKEQQFVIAGVLVEDSNNHHLMLEASEWATIEGLVELLQPFKQVAEMLSASKYPTISMVKPLLHMLLNTTLNIKETDCKELSMAKEVIAKELSKTYQEAPEIDMFLNVATFLDPRYKRLPFLSAFERQQVENRVVEEAKGLLDKVKDGGGYRAAEDKMYALPEEPPVKKLVLASTPPPTSVINSMLAEIFCQTGGVEDQEEWHAQVVEELSNFKSQKVLGLNEDPLKWWSDRLALFPVLPKVLQKYWCVAATRVFPERLFGTSANVVSAKRNRLAPAHVDEQIFLYENARSGAEAEPEDEDEGEWGLDHEQVFPLGDAVHAGFFGIRDSGFV, from the coding sequence ATGGAGGCGAAAGGCCTAGACCCGTCCCAGACAGACCTCAAGCTAGTGGCCCACCCGCGCGCCAAGAGCAAAGTGTGGAAGTACTTCGGCTTCGACACCAACGCCGAGGGATGCATCTTGCAGTGGAAGAAGATATACTGTCGCATCTGCATGGCCCAGATCGCCTATTCCGGCAACACGTCCAACCTCTCCTATCACCTGGAGAAGAATCACCCCGACGAGTTCTGTGAGTTCGTGAAGAGCAACACAGAGCAGATGCGCGAGGCCTTTGCCACCGCCTTCTCCAAGCTGAAGCCCGAGGCGTCGCAGCTGACCCCGCCGGACACGCTGGCCACCAAGGCCGGCCATGGCCACGAGAGCAAGCGGCAGCAGGAGCTCACGGCTGCCGTCATCGGCCTCATCTGCGAGGGCCTGTATCCCGCGTCCATCGTGGACGAGCCCACGTTCAAGGTGTTGCTGAAGACGGCCGACCCCAGGTATGAGCTGCCTAGCAGGAAATTCTTGTGCAGCAAGGCCATCCCTGAGAAGTACGGCGCCGTCCGTGAGGCCGTCCTCAAGGAGCTCAGCGACGCGTCCTGGTGCGGCATCTCCACGGACATGTGGAGGAGCGAAAACCAGAATCGAGCTTATGTCACGCTGGCCGCCCACTTCCTGGGCGGCGGGGCCCCCGGCTGCCTGTCCATGGGCTCCCGCTGCCTGAAGACCTTCGAGGTCCCTGAGGACAACACGGCCGAGTCCATCACCAGGGTCCTGTACGAGGCCTTCATTGAGTGGGGCATCAGCGCGAAGGTGTTTGGGGCCACCACGGACTGCAGCAAGGACATCGTGAAGGCGTGCTCCCTGCTGGACATCTCCGTGCAGATGCCCTGCCTGGGACACACGTTTAACGCGGGCATCCAGCAGGCCCTGCAGCTGCCCAAGCTGGCTGGGCTGCTGGCCCGCTGCCGCAAGCTGGTAGAGTACTTCCAGCAGTCCACGGTGGCCATGTACATGCTCTacgagaagcagaagcagcagaacATGGCGCACTGTATGTTGGTCAGCAACCGCGTGGCCTGGTGGGGTAGCACGTTGGCCATGCTCCAGCGCCTCAAGGAGCAGCAGTTTGTCATTGCAGGCGTGCTGGTGGAGGACAGTAACAACCACCACCTGATGCTGGAGGCCTCCGAGTGGGCCACCATCGAGGGCCTGGTGGAGCTGCTGCAGCCCTTCAAGCAGGTGGCCGAGATGCTCTCCGCCTCCAAGTACCCCACCATCAGCATGGTGAAGCCTCTCTTGCACATGCTGCTGAACACCACGCTGAACATCAAGGAGACGGACTGCAAGGAGCTCAGCATGGCCAAGGAGGTCATTGCCAAGGAGCTGTCCAAGACCTACCAGGAGGCGCCCGAGATCGACATGTTCCTGAACGTGGCCACCTTCCTGGACCCCCGCTATAAGCGCCTGCCCTTCCTGTCCGCCTTCGAGAGGCAGCAGGTAGAGAACAGGGTGGTGGAGGAGGCCAAGGGCCTGCTGGACAAGGTCAAGGACGGCGGCGGTTACCGGGCGGCGGAGGACAAGATGTACGCGCTGCCCGAGGAGCCGCCGGTGAAGAAGTTGGTGCTGGCGTCCACGCCGCCGCCCACCAGCGTCATCAACAGCATGTTGGCCGAGATCTTCTGCCAGACGGGGGGCGTGGAGGACCAGGAGGAGTGGCACGCGCAGGTGGTGGAGGAACTCAGCAACTTCAAGTCGCAGAAGGTGCTGGGCCTCAACGAGGACCCCCTCAAGTGGTGGTCCGATCGCCTGGCGCTCTTCCCCGTGCTGCCCAAGGTGCTGCAGAAATATTGGTGCGTGGCGGCCACGCGCGTCTTCCCGGAGCGGCTCTTCGGCACCTCCGCCAACGTGGTCAGCGCCAAGAGGAACAGGCTCGCCCCGGCGCACGTGGACGAGCAGATTTTCCTGTACGAGAACGCGCGCAGCGGCGCGGAGGCCGAGCCCGAGGACGAGGACGAGGGGGAGTGGGGCCTGGATCACGAGCAGGTGTTCCCCCTCGGGGACGCCGTGCACGCCGGCTTCTTTGGGATCAGGGACAGCGGCTTCGTATAG